In one Methylobacterium sp. SyP6R genomic region, the following are encoded:
- a CDS encoding general stress protein: MATRTISALFDSYDEASAAVRKVEAAGVPHSDISIVANNQDERYSSHLGKRDTTTTTGETAHDASNGAGAGASIGTVLGGGAGLLTGLGLLAIPGVGPVVAAGWLVATLAGAGVGAAAGGLIGSLTGAGLSEEQAHTYAEGVRRGGTLVTVRADDAHADRVHGILKEHGSVDMDDRTRGWRQEGWTGRHDETAPSLTNPAAVAGGSSAVGAAGSTTTGLNTGGMPFAAGAAPTTQTVDPGLPGTTRERQLGIEDELPPVRQPMGTERR, from the coding sequence ATGGCGACCCGTACCATCTCGGCCCTGTTCGACAGCTACGACGAGGCCTCCGCGGCCGTACGCAAGGTGGAGGCGGCCGGCGTGCCGCATTCCGACATTAGCATCGTCGCCAACAACCAGGACGAGCGCTATTCCAGCCATCTCGGCAAGCGCGACACGACGACGACCACCGGCGAGACCGCGCACGACGCCTCGAACGGCGCCGGGGCCGGCGCGTCGATCGGCACCGTGCTCGGCGGCGGTGCCGGCCTGCTCACCGGCCTCGGCCTCCTCGCGATCCCGGGCGTCGGCCCGGTGGTCGCCGCGGGCTGGCTCGTCGCCACGCTCGCCGGTGCCGGCGTCGGCGCCGCGGCGGGCGGCCTGATCGGTTCGCTCACCGGGGCTGGCCTCAGCGAGGAGCAGGCCCATACCTACGCCGAGGGCGTGCGCCGTGGCGGCACCCTGGTGACCGTGCGGGCGGACGACGCCCATGCCGACCGGGTCCACGGCATCCTGAAGGAGCACGGCTCGGTCGACATGGACGACCGCACCCGCGGCTGGCGCCAGGAGGGCTGGACCGGCCGTCATGACGAGACAGCCCCTTCGCTGACCAACCCGGCCGCGGTGGCCGGCGGCTCGTCGGCGGTGGGTGCTGCCGGCAGCACCACCACCGGCCTCAATACCGGCGGCATGCCCTTCGCGGCCGGCGCCGCGCCGACCACCCAGACCGTCGATCCCGGCCTGCCCGGCACCACCCGTGAGCGCCAGCTCGGCATCGAGGACGAACTGCCTCCGGTCCGCCAGCCGATGGGCACCGAGCGGCGCTGA
- a CDS encoding LysE family transporter, whose translation MFDADAWPALLGPLFTAYAPVLAAPGPNLLVVLRASVAGSGRGPVVAALGVACGAGLAAAIAGLGVSLLPAGRLLTGLGTALFALLMLRAAYRLASGRAGLPDDPARYSRGRDAGTFALGLGAAMTNPVSLAFFAGFFLAHPDRAAVPVAGAAVFCMAATWFGLVGLVLARPSCRARLAGTGRPARLVLAALLVACAALAVWRALA comes from the coding sequence ATGTTCGACGCCGATGCGTGGCCGGCCCTGCTGGGGCCGCTCTTCACCGCCTATGCCCCGGTCCTCGCCGCCCCCGGTCCCAACCTGCTGGTGGTGCTGCGGGCGAGCGTCGCAGGCTCCGGGCGCGGCCCGGTCGTCGCCGCCCTCGGCGTGGCCTGCGGCGCCGGCCTGGCGGCGGCGATCGCCGGGCTCGGCGTCTCGCTGCTGCCGGCCGGCAGGCTCCTCACTGGCCTCGGCACCGCCCTGTTCGCGCTCCTGATGCTGCGCGCCGCCTACCGCCTGGCGAGCGGCCGGGCCGGCCTCCCCGACGATCCGGCCCGGTACTCGCGCGGGCGGGATGCCGGCACCTTCGCCCTCGGCCTCGGGGCGGCGATGACCAATCCGGTGAGCCTCGCCTTCTTCGCCGGCTTCTTCCTCGCCCATCCGGACCGGGCGGCGGTGCCGGTGGCGGGGGCGGCGGTGTTCTGCATGGCGGCGACGTGGTTCGGCCTCGTCGGCCTCGTCCTCGCGCGGCCCTCCTGCCGGGCGCGCCTCGCCGGCACCGGGCGCCCCGCGCGCCTCGTCCTGGCGGCGCTCCTCGTGGCCTGCGCCGCGCTCGCCGTGTGGCGTGCGCTGGCCTGA
- a CDS encoding FUSC family protein, whose product MAFLPDSLRRAPTNLRRAFDRQRPRLTQAVRMTVASLATFALAEALGLPQGYWAVITALIVTQSSVGGSLKAAFDRFLGSVIGACYGGAVAFAIPHHGGASTFAALFVAVAPLTFAATVSAGFRIAPITAIIVLLSTTGSTLGPLAFALDRIFEIGLGCVVGLGVSLLVAPARAARAVTGQAGRLAGLLADQLAALARLDAEETPEVKALPPAVRRALARLETLAGEAARERRSRLSAAPDPDPLLRTLMRLRHDLVLLRRAIAEADADVLRIHLAEAWGEAARAAAERLRGLADALAAGSRPAGDDTTLSAAIAGYRDAIDGMRRRQVTRTLSTDAVGRIFWLAFSLEQLRRNLDDLAERATDFSGLQARGEG is encoded by the coding sequence ATGGCCTTTCTCCCGGACAGCCTGCGGCGGGCACCGACGAACCTGCGGCGCGCCTTCGACCGCCAGCGGCCGCGCCTGACGCAAGCCGTGCGGATGACCGTCGCGAGCCTCGCGACCTTCGCGCTCGCCGAAGCTCTCGGATTGCCGCAGGGCTACTGGGCGGTCATCACCGCGCTCATCGTCACCCAGAGCAGCGTCGGCGGCTCGCTCAAGGCGGCGTTCGACCGCTTCCTCGGCTCGGTCATCGGCGCCTGCTACGGCGGCGCAGTCGCCTTCGCGATCCCGCATCACGGCGGCGCCTCGACCTTCGCGGCCCTGTTCGTGGCGGTGGCGCCGCTGACCTTCGCGGCGACGGTCTCGGCCGGTTTCCGGATCGCGCCGATCACCGCGATCATCGTGCTGCTCTCCACCACCGGCTCGACGCTGGGCCCCCTCGCCTTCGCCCTCGACCGGATCTTCGAGATCGGCCTCGGCTGCGTCGTCGGCCTCGGGGTCTCACTCCTGGTGGCGCCGGCCCGGGCGGCGCGGGCGGTGACGGGCCAGGCCGGACGCCTCGCCGGCCTGCTCGCCGACCAGCTCGCGGCGCTCGCGCGCCTCGACGCCGAGGAGACGCCGGAGGTGAAGGCCCTGCCGCCGGCCGTGCGCCGGGCACTCGCGCGCCTCGAGACCCTGGCGGGCGAGGCCGCCCGCGAGCGCCGCAGCCGGCTCTCGGCCGCCCCCGATCCGGACCCGCTGCTGCGCACCCTGATGCGCCTGCGCCACGACCTCGTGCTCCTGCGCCGCGCCATCGCGGAGGCCGATGCGGACGTGCTGCGGATCCATCTCGCCGAAGCCTGGGGCGAGGCCGCCCGGGCGGCGGCGGAGCGCCTGCGCGGTCTCGCCGATGCGCTCGCGGCGGGAAGCCGGCCCGCCGGCGACGACACGACGCTTTCGGCGGCGATCGCCGGCTACCGCGACGCCATCGACGGCATGCGCCGGCGCCAGGTGACCCGCACCCTCTCCACCGACGCCGTCGGCCGCATCTTCTGGCTCGCCTTCAGCCTCGAGCAGTTGCGACGCAACCTCGACGACCTCGCCGAACGGGCGACGGATTTTTCGGGGCTGCAAGCCCGCGGCGAGGGGTGA
- a CDS encoding transporter substrate-binding domain-containing protein, with translation MRKIAGLVGMMAMLSTVQAEARSLSAIKQDGTLRVGLTGDYAPYSVRLPDGGIKGADVTMAGELARALGVKVEIVPTTWKTLKDDLLADRYDVAMGGVSVTPDRASVADFSIPVLTDGKRPIVRCADKDRYVSVKDIDKPEVRVVVNPGGTNQRFADANFPHASVRVFPDNRAIFKEVAEGRADLMVTDGAEVDYQARRHPGVLCPAAVPGTFDKADKAYWMTRDPALKAAVDAWLGQTLKSGAYGKALAKAAE, from the coding sequence ATGCGCAAGATCGCGGGTTTAGTCGGGATGATGGCCATGCTCTCGACCGTGCAGGCTGAGGCGCGCTCTCTGTCCGCGATCAAGCAGGACGGCACGCTGCGGGTCGGGCTGACCGGCGACTACGCGCCCTATTCGGTGCGCCTGCCCGATGGCGGCATCAAGGGCGCCGACGTGACCATGGCGGGCGAGCTCGCCCGTGCGCTGGGCGTCAAGGTCGAGATCGTGCCGACGACCTGGAAGACCCTGAAGGACGATCTCCTCGCCGACCGCTACGACGTCGCCATGGGGGGCGTCAGCGTCACCCCCGACCGGGCGTCGGTGGCCGATTTCTCGATTCCCGTCCTGACCGACGGCAAGCGTCCGATCGTGCGCTGCGCCGACAAGGACCGCTACGTCTCCGTCAAGGACATCGACAAGCCCGAGGTCCGCGTCGTGGTCAATCCCGGCGGCACCAACCAGCGCTTCGCCGATGCCAACTTCCCGCACGCCTCGGTGCGGGTGTTTCCGGACAACCGCGCCATCTTCAAGGAGGTGGCCGAGGGCCGGGCCGACCTGATGGTGACCGACGGTGCCGAGGTCGATTACCAGGCGCGGCGCCATCCCGGCGTGCTCTGCCCGGCCGCCGTGCCGGGCACCTTCGACAAGGCCGACAAGGCCTACTGGATGACCCGCGACCCGGCGCTGAAGGCCGCCGTCGATGCGTGGCTGGGACAGACGCTGAAGAGCGGCGCCTACGGCAAGGCGCTGGCGAAGGCGGCGGAATAA
- a CDS encoding TIGR00730 family Rossman fold protein: MRLCVFCGSSDGARPLYREAATALGRHFAQTGIELVYGGGKVGLMGAVADGVLAAGGRVTGIIPQALVEKETAHLGLTQLRVVASMHERKALMADLADGFVALPGGLGTFEEMFEVWTWAQLGYHRKPLAVFNAGGFFDGLLAFLDSVVAEGFVREPHRAMLIVGTEPAGLVARIRAYEPPRVIKWVKAEER; the protein is encoded by the coding sequence ATGCGGTTGTGCGTGTTCTGCGGCTCCAGCGACGGGGCCCGCCCGCTCTACCGCGAGGCGGCGACCGCGCTCGGGCGCCACTTCGCTCAAACCGGGATCGAGCTGGTCTATGGCGGCGGCAAGGTCGGGCTGATGGGCGCGGTCGCCGACGGCGTGCTCGCCGCCGGCGGCCGGGTCACCGGCATCATCCCGCAGGCGCTCGTCGAGAAGGAGACCGCGCATCTCGGCCTGACGCAGCTTCGCGTCGTCGCCTCGATGCACGAACGCAAGGCCCTGATGGCCGACCTCGCCGACGGCTTCGTGGCGCTCCCGGGGGGCCTCGGCACCTTCGAGGAGATGTTCGAGGTCTGGACCTGGGCCCAGCTCGGCTACCACAGGAAGCCGCTCGCGGTGTTCAATGCCGGCGGCTTCTTCGACGGGCTGCTGGCCTTCCTCGACTCCGTGGTGGCGGAGGGCTTCGTGCGCGAGCCGCACCGGGCGATGCTGATCGTCGGCACCGAGCCGGCCGGCCTCGTGGCGCGGATCCGCGCCTACGAGCCGCCCCGGGTGATCAAGTGGGTGAAGGCGGAGGAGCGGTAG
- the leuB gene encoding 3-isopropylmalate dehydrogenase produces the protein MATHKILLLPGDGIGPEVAAEVSKVLAWFTKAGIAQFETETDLVGGAAIDAHGVPLSEAAMDRAKAADAVLFGAVGGPKWAGVSYARRPEAGLLRLRKDLGLFANLRPAICYPALAEASALKRELVEGLDIVIVRELTGGVYFGEPKEIVTLEDGQKRAIDTQIYTTGEIERIAAVAFDLARKRRNKVASAEKHNVMKTGVLWKETVTRLHAEQYSDVGLEHVLADNCAMQLVRNPKQYDVLVTDNLFGDILSDVAAMLTGSLGMLPSASLGAVENGTRRALYEPVHGSAPDIAGQNLANPIAMIGSLAMALRYSFGLLEAADQLESAITRTLAAGTRTRDIAGPGTNAVGTTEMGDAIVRELQAQGG, from the coding sequence ATGGCCACGCACAAGATCCTGCTCCTGCCCGGCGACGGCATCGGCCCCGAAGTGGCGGCCGAGGTCTCCAAGGTCCTGGCCTGGTTCACCAAGGCCGGCATCGCGCAGTTCGAGACCGAGACCGACCTCGTCGGGGGTGCTGCCATCGACGCCCACGGCGTGCCGCTCTCGGAAGCCGCGATGGACCGGGCCAAGGCCGCCGACGCCGTGCTGTTCGGCGCCGTCGGCGGGCCGAAATGGGCCGGCGTCTCGTATGCCAGGCGCCCCGAGGCGGGCCTGCTGCGCCTGCGCAAGGATCTCGGCCTGTTCGCAAACCTGCGCCCGGCGATCTGCTACCCGGCCCTCGCCGAGGCCTCGGCGCTCAAGCGCGAGCTGGTCGAGGGCCTCGACATCGTCATCGTGCGCGAGCTCACCGGCGGCGTCTATTTCGGCGAGCCGAAGGAGATCGTGACCCTCGAGGACGGCCAGAAGCGCGCGATCGATACCCAGATCTACACCACCGGCGAGATCGAGCGCATCGCCGCGGTCGCCTTCGACCTCGCCCGCAAGCGCCGCAACAAGGTCGCCTCGGCCGAGAAGCACAACGTCATGAAGACCGGCGTGCTCTGGAAGGAGACCGTCACCAGGCTCCATGCCGAGCAGTATTCCGACGTCGGGCTGGAGCACGTCCTGGCCGACAACTGCGCCATGCAGCTGGTGCGCAACCCCAAGCAGTACGATGTGCTCGTCACCGACAACCTGTTCGGCGACATCCTGTCGGACGTGGCCGCGATGCTGACCGGCTCGCTGGGGATGCTGCCCTCGGCCTCGCTCGGTGCGGTCGAGAACGGCACCCGGCGCGCCCTCTACGAGCCCGTCCACGGCTCGGCTCCCGACATCGCCGGCCAGAACCTCGCCAACCCGATCGCCATGATCGGCTCGCTGGCGATGGCGCTCCGCTACTCGTTCGGGCTCCTTGAGGCCGCCGACCAGCTCGAGAGCGCCATCACCCGCACGCTCGCCGCCGGCACCCGCACCCGCGACATCGCCGGGCCGGGCACCAACGCGGTGGGAACCACCGAGATGGGCGACGCCATCGTGCGCGAGCTGCAGGCGCAAGGAGGCTGA
- a CDS encoding polyprenyl synthetase family protein, with the protein MAATTGYPQAGDFTARLAAVAKSTEGFLAERLGDAVQEGEIARPPRLMEAMRHAVLNGGKRLRPFLAIETARMLGGPFEGAMAAGAGVELVHCYSLVHDDLPAMDDDDLRRGQPTVHKKYDEATAILVGDALQTLAFEIVADPAWQADPLIRSELVLGLARASGLGGMVGGQLLDLGAEGRFGPANLDVDATLQLQAMKTGAILAFSVDAGALVGGASAEERRALLAYGRALGQAFQVADDILDREASSEAMGKRTGKDKDAGKATLVDRLGLDGARAECERLVGECENALKPWGEAAATLCEAARFTVARKS; encoded by the coding sequence ATGGCCGCCACCACAGGATACCCGCAGGCAGGCGATTTCACGGCGCGGCTCGCGGCCGTCGCCAAGAGCACCGAAGGCTTCCTCGCCGAGCGCCTCGGCGACGCGGTGCAGGAGGGCGAGATCGCCCGGCCGCCCCGGCTGATGGAGGCGATGCGCCACGCCGTGCTCAACGGCGGCAAGCGCCTGCGCCCGTTCCTCGCCATCGAGACCGCCCGGATGCTCGGCGGCCCGTTCGAGGGCGCCATGGCCGCCGGCGCCGGCGTCGAGCTGGTCCATTGCTACTCGCTCGTCCACGACGACCTGCCGGCGATGGACGACGACGACCTGCGCCGCGGCCAGCCGACCGTCCACAAGAAGTACGACGAGGCGACCGCCATCCTGGTCGGCGACGCCCTCCAGACGCTGGCCTTCGAGATCGTCGCCGATCCGGCCTGGCAGGCCGATCCGCTGATCCGCTCCGAACTGGTGCTCGGCCTCGCCCGGGCGTCGGGCCTCGGCGGCATGGTCGGCGGCCAGCTCCTCGATCTCGGGGCGGAGGGGCGCTTCGGCCCGGCCAACCTCGACGTCGACGCCACGCTCCAGCTCCAGGCGATGAAGACCGGCGCCATCCTGGCCTTCTCGGTCGATGCCGGCGCCCTCGTCGGCGGCGCCTCGGCCGAGGAGCGCCGCGCCCTTCTCGCCTACGGCCGGGCGCTGGGCCAGGCCTTCCAGGTCGCCGACGACATCCTCGACCGCGAGGCCTCCTCCGAGGCGATGGGCAAGCGCACCGGCAAGGACAAGGATGCCGGCAAGGCCACCCTCGTCGACCGCCTCGGCCTCGACGGGGCGCGGGCCGAGTGCGAGCGCCTGGTGGGCGAGTGCGAGAACGCCCTGAAGCCCTGGGGCGAGGCCGCCGCGACGCTCTGCGAGGCCGCCCGCTTCACCGTCGCGCGCAAGTCGTAA
- the mtgA gene encoding monofunctional biosynthetic peptidoglycan transglycosylase, with translation MVSSHRRARREEGRIQEPRVTAERREGVPQPLRGLVPAGAPPAQARGRRLLRAVLLVPVMVVVLVLVLALVYRALTPPSTLMLGRWATLQPVTREVVALEAIAPALIQGVVASEDQRFCLHDGVDWGALWSVVDDEDGPSRGASTVTMQTVKNVFLWPGRSYLRKALEIPLALLVDVVWGKRRTMEIYLNVAEWGEGIFGAEAAARHWFGKSARDLTRGEAALLVAALPNPFLRNPRRPSRALRALAGRIQGRTSGIGGLSQCVRS, from the coding sequence ATGGTGTCCTCGCATCGACGGGCACGCCGAGAGGAGGGTCGGATTCAGGAGCCGCGGGTCACGGCGGAGCGCCGGGAGGGCGTGCCGCAGCCGCTGCGGGGCTTGGTCCCGGCGGGGGCACCACCGGCGCAGGCCCGGGGTCGGCGGCTGTTGCGCGCCGTGCTCCTGGTGCCCGTGATGGTGGTCGTCCTCGTCCTGGTCCTGGCGCTCGTCTATCGCGCGCTGACCCCGCCCTCAACCCTGATGCTCGGCCGCTGGGCGACGCTCCAGCCGGTGACCCGGGAGGTGGTGGCGCTGGAGGCCATCGCCCCGGCCCTGATCCAGGGCGTCGTCGCCTCCGAGGACCAGCGCTTCTGCCTGCATGACGGCGTCGACTGGGGCGCGCTGTGGAGCGTGGTCGACGACGAGGACGGCCCGAGCCGCGGCGCCTCGACGGTGACGATGCAGACGGTGAAGAACGTCTTCCTGTGGCCGGGCCGCTCCTACCTGCGCAAGGCCCTCGAGATTCCGCTGGCGCTGCTGGTCGACGTGGTGTGGGGCAAGCGCCGGACGATGGAGATCTACCTCAACGTCGCCGAGTGGGGGGAGGGCATCTTCGGGGCGGAGGCCGCCGCCCGGCATTGGTTCGGCAAGTCGGCCCGCGACCTCACCCGGGGCGAGGCGGCCCTGCTGGTCGCCGCCCTGCCGAATCCTTTCTTGCGCAACCCGCGCCGGCCGAGCCGGGCCCTGCGGGCGCTCGCCGGGCGGATCCAGGGGCGGACGAGCGGGATCGGGGGTTTGAGCCAGTGCGTGCGGTCGTGA
- a CDS encoding DUF4424 domain-containing protein → MTALALSLCAPARANDSAAALDAGGLVLVRDPDITLASEDLRIGLDRIAVDYVFRNGAAAPKTLRIAFPLPAIDGAQLSMSALSLPFKDRANFVGFTVRVDGVPVTPHLEERAYLGKSEVTGLLARHGLPLNPLRRRDVEAALKRLAPAVLRELETAGLIAEAKADSEALWRSEAKFHWEQTFPAGRELRVSHAYAPVKGNHLLAADEAATPAYRARYCLDDAGLAGVRRLIAASPMKEQGLTRAVEVPYIVTTARNWAGRIGRFTLTVDKGSPNALVSLCRQGVRKTGPTTFVWEAKDYVPDADLRILIVSNDDALLGIR, encoded by the coding sequence ATGACCGCCCTCGCGCTCTCCCTGTGCGCACCGGCTCGGGCCAACGACAGCGCCGCCGCCCTCGATGCCGGCGGCCTGGTTCTGGTGCGCGACCCGGACATCACGCTGGCGAGCGAAGACCTGCGCATCGGCCTCGACCGGATCGCGGTCGATTATGTCTTCCGCAACGGCGCCGCGGCGCCGAAGACCCTGCGCATCGCCTTCCCGCTGCCGGCGATCGACGGGGCGCAACTGTCGATGAGCGCGCTCAGCCTGCCCTTCAAGGACCGGGCGAATTTCGTCGGGTTCACGGTGAGGGTGGACGGGGTGCCGGTGACGCCGCACCTCGAGGAGCGGGCCTATCTCGGCAAGAGCGAGGTAACCGGGCTTCTCGCCCGTCACGGCCTGCCGCTCAACCCGCTGCGGCGCAGGGACGTCGAGGCAGCGCTCAAGCGCCTCGCGCCGGCGGTGCTTCGGGAACTGGAGACGGCGGGTCTGATCGCGGAGGCCAAGGCCGATAGCGAGGCCCTGTGGCGCAGCGAGGCCAAGTTCCACTGGGAGCAGACCTTTCCGGCAGGACGCGAGCTGCGCGTCTCGCACGCCTACGCCCCCGTGAAGGGCAACCACCTGCTCGCGGCCGACGAGGCGGCGACGCCCGCCTACCGGGCCCGCTACTGCCTCGACGATGCCGGCCTCGCCGGGGTGCGGCGCCTGATCGCCGCCTCGCCGATGAAGGAGCAGGGCCTGACCCGGGCGGTCGAGGTGCCCTACATCGTGACGACGGCGCGCAACTGGGCCGGCCGCATCGGCCGCTTCACCCTGACGGTCGACAAGGGCAGCCCGAACGCCCTCGTGAGCCTCTGCCGCCAGGGTGTGCGCAAGACCGGGCCGACCACCTTCGTGTGGGAGGCGAAGGACTACGTGCCCGACGCCGACCTGCGCATCCTGATCGTCTCGAACGACGATGCGCTGCTCGGGATCCGGTAG
- a CDS encoding argininosuccinate synthase: MSDQPQKRVKKVVLAYSGGLDTSIILKWLQTTYGCEVVTFTADLGQGEELEPARAKAELLGIKPENIFIEDLREEFVRDYVFPMFRANAQYEGIYLLGTSIARPLIAKKQIEIAERVGADAVSHGATGKGNDQVRFELGYYALKPDVTVIAPWREWDFRSRESLIAFAEQHQIPIAKDKRGEAPFSVDANLLHASSEGKVLEDPAQDVPDYVYSRTLSPEEAPDTPTIITIGFERGDAVSIDGENLSPATLLARLNELGRANGIGRLDLVENRFVGMKSRGMYETPGGTILLPAHRAIESITLDRGAAHLKDELMPRYAELIYNGFWFSPEREMLQALIDKSQEMVTGTVRLKLYKGGVHVIGRESPNSLYDQDLVTFEEGAVAYDHRDAAGFIKLNALRLRTLGQRKRKLGA, encoded by the coding sequence ATGTCCGACCAGCCCCAGAAGCGCGTGAAGAAGGTCGTGCTCGCCTACTCGGGCGGCCTCGACACCTCGATCATCCTCAAGTGGCTCCAGACCACCTACGGCTGCGAGGTGGTGACGTTCACCGCCGATCTCGGCCAGGGCGAGGAGTTGGAGCCGGCCCGCGCCAAGGCGGAGCTGCTCGGCATCAAGCCGGAAAACATCTTCATCGAGGACCTGCGCGAGGAATTCGTCCGCGACTACGTCTTCCCGATGTTCCGGGCCAACGCCCAGTACGAGGGCATCTATCTGCTCGGCACCTCGATCGCCCGGCCCCTGATCGCCAAGAAGCAGATCGAGATCGCCGAGCGGGTGGGCGCCGATGCCGTGTCCCACGGCGCCACCGGCAAGGGCAACGACCAGGTCCGGTTCGAGCTCGGCTACTACGCGCTGAAGCCCGACGTGACGGTGATCGCCCCCTGGCGCGAATGGGATTTCCGCTCGCGCGAATCGCTGATCGCCTTCGCCGAGCAGCACCAGATCCCGATCGCCAAGGACAAGCGCGGCGAGGCGCCGTTCTCGGTCGACGCCAACCTCCTGCACGCCTCGTCGGAGGGCAAGGTGCTGGAGGACCCGGCGCAGGACGTGCCGGATTACGTCTATTCGCGCACCCTGTCGCCCGAGGAGGCGCCGGACACCCCGACAATCATCACCATCGGCTTCGAGCGCGGCGACGCGGTCTCGATCGACGGTGAAAATCTGTCGCCGGCCACCTTGCTCGCCAGGCTCAACGAGCTGGGACGGGCCAACGGCATCGGCCGCCTCGACCTCGTCGAGAACCGCTTCGTCGGCATGAAGAGCCGCGGCATGTACGAGACCCCCGGCGGCACCATCCTGCTGCCGGCCCACCGGGCGATCGAGTCGATCACCCTCGACCGCGGCGCGGCCCATCTCAAGGACGAGCTGATGCCGCGCTACGCCGAGCTGATCTACAACGGCTTCTGGTTCTCGCCGGAGCGCGAGATGCTCCAGGCCCTGATCGACAAGAGCCAGGAGATGGTCACCGGCACGGTGCGGCTGAAGCTCTACAAGGGCGGCGTCCACGTCATCGGCCGCGAGAGCCCGAACTCGCTCTACGACCAGGACCTCGTCACCTTCGAGGAGGGTGCCGTCGCCTACGACCACCGCGACGCAGCGGGCTTCATCAAGCTCAATGCGCTCCGCCTGCGCACGCTGGGCCAGCGCAAGCGCAAGCTCGGCGCGTAA
- a CDS encoding 2-hydroxychromene-2-carboxylate isomerase, with protein sequence MARRPTLEFWFEFASTYSYLAAMRIEALAEAAGVTLRWRPFLLGPVFAAQGWTSSPFNLFPAKGRHMWRDLAREAARLGLPPVVKPESFPQNSLAATRVAVHGAEEPWIGAYVRAVYQSEFARGRSIAEPAAISALLNGLGLDGPALIRAATQEPVKSRLRSIGEEAKSRGLFGAPSFLTEDGELFWGNDRLEQALAWAVGERPAGLR encoded by the coding sequence ATGGCGCGCCGGCCCACGCTCGAATTCTGGTTCGAGTTCGCATCCACCTATTCCTACCTCGCCGCGATGCGGATCGAGGCCCTGGCCGAGGCGGCCGGGGTGACCTTGCGCTGGCGCCCGTTCCTGCTCGGGCCGGTCTTCGCGGCGCAAGGCTGGACGTCGTCGCCGTTCAACCTCTTCCCGGCCAAGGGCCGCCACATGTGGCGGGATCTGGCCCGCGAGGCCGCCCGCCTCGGCCTGCCGCCGGTCGTGAAGCCCGAGAGCTTCCCGCAGAACAGCCTCGCGGCGACCCGGGTCGCGGTCCACGGCGCCGAGGAGCCGTGGATCGGCGCCTATGTGCGGGCGGTCTACCAATCCGAGTTCGCCCGCGGCCGGTCGATCGCCGAGCCGGCCGCGATCTCGGCCCTCCTCAACGGCCTCGGCCTCGACGGCCCGGCGCTGATCCGCGCCGCGACCCAGGAGCCGGTGAAGAGCCGCCTGCGTTCGATCGGCGAGGAGGCCAAGTCCCGCGGCCTGTTCGGTGCCCCGAGCTTCCTCACCGAGGACGGCGAGCTGTTCTGGGGCAACGACCGTCTGGAACAGGCCCTGGCCTGGGCGGTGGGGGAGCGGCCGGCGGGCTTGCGCTAG
- a CDS encoding DUF421 domain-containing protein, producing the protein MNTVLKAAAAYVIVLFVIRLIGRRTASQQAPIDMVVLFLFGGLSVSAVLGDDRSFVGAMSALFTVGLMHVAVSWLKLRFVWFERIVDGTPIVVFRDGRWNETAMRRLRMQQADIRTAARQEKLDDLDKVAVAIVERDGTVSILEKE; encoded by the coding sequence ATGAACACCGTCCTCAAGGCCGCCGCGGCCTACGTCATCGTGCTGTTCGTGATCCGGCTGATCGGGCGCCGCACCGCGAGCCAGCAGGCACCGATCGACATGGTCGTGCTGTTCCTGTTCGGCGGCCTCTCGGTCAGCGCCGTGCTGGGCGACGACCGCTCCTTCGTCGGCGCGATGAGCGCCCTCTTCACCGTCGGCCTGATGCATGTCGCGGTGTCGTGGCTGAAGCTGCGCTTCGTCTGGTTCGAACGCATCGTCGACGGCACGCCGATCGTGGTGTTCCGCGACGGCCGCTGGAACGAGACCGCGATGCGCCGCCTGCGCATGCAGCAGGCCGATATCCGCACCGCCGCCCGCCAGGAGAAGCTCGACGACCTCGACAAGGTCGCGGTCGCGATCGTCGAGCGCGACGGCACGGTGTCGATCTTGGAGAAGGAATAG